AGTCCTGTGCTTGCGATGATTGTTAAAATAGCCGTGAAAATATGTGAAGTGACCCCCGAAAGTTAGACAGGTCGTTTCATTAGGCAGCCTCTAGGGTATGAGCCCGGTATTGTACTGGGCTCATACCCTTTAATTTTGCCTTAATTCTTTTATGATTATAGTATTCTATATACTTTGCTAACTCTTGTTTGAAATGTGTTATACTTTCAAATTCTTTTCGATACAGAAATTCCGATTTCATGATACCGAAGAAATTTTCAATAACGGCATTGTCATAACAGTTTCCTTTGCGAGACATACTTTGAGTTATGCCACAATTCTTAAGAGAATGACGGTATTGTTTCATTTGATAGTGCCAACCTTGATCAGAGTGAATGAGGAGTTTATCCGGATCGGTTACACAATAAAGGGCTTGGTCCAACATCGTTGAAACAAGGGAATAGGTCGGTCTTGAACCAATTGTATACGTGATAATTTCACCATTAAATAAATCCAACATTGGTGATAGGTATAACTTCTCCCCAAATAACTTAAACTCCGTAATATCTGTAACCCACTTTTCATTTGGTTTTTCAGCTTGGAAGTTGCGATTTAAAATATTTGGTGCAATTTTCCCAACTGTCCCTTTGTAAGAGCGATATTTTTTCATACGAACCAGACATTTTAACCCTAATTCTTTCATAAGACGATACACTTTTTTATGATTTACTTTGTGTCCACGATTCATAAGTTCATCACGAATACGACGATAACCATAACACCCATCGTGTTCATTATAAATAGCTTGAATCAGTTCTTTTACCTCCGCATTTGGATCAGGACGATTAAAATGTTTCATCCAGTAATAGTACGTACTACGTGGAATGTTTGCGAGTTGAAGTAACTCCTTGATAGGAAATTCATGCCTTAACTCGTAGATTACTTGCGCTTTGTCTTGTTTGGGATTTTTCTTTGTTTTGAACTAAGGCATTCAACTTTTTTAAATATGAATTTTCCATACGTAAACGCTCATTTTCCGCTTGTAAGGCTTCGATTGATCCTTCATCTACTGGTTTTATTTTTTTATCTTTCATGGTTGGACGCCCCTTTTCTTTGATTGTAGGGCATCCAATCCTCCTGTTTCATAAGCTATTTTCCATTTCCGAAGTGTTTCATAAGACGGTATATTGAAAAGTGCCGCTGTTTCTCTGATAGATGTCCCGTGTTCATTCATATAATAAAGTACATCTAGTTTATACTGGGCTGGGTAGAATGTATAGCACTTTTCAAAGGCCTTTTCACCTGAAGACTCATATCGTCTAATCCACTCACGAAGTACGCTAGGGTTAACTCCTATAGATTTAGCAATTGTTTTTCCACTTTCTGTACCATCTAAATATCGTTTCACCGCTTGGATTTTTTCTTTTGAAGAAAATTTAGCCATAAAAAATGCACCTCCAATTGTTAGACTGTGTCTAACAATTGGGGTGCACTTCAATGTAGCTTCTTGGCTTTTTTTCGTTCAGGAGAATTTTCAGTGACTTCTGTTAGAAAGATATCCAAAATTTGTTGCACTTTGGATTCAATCATTTCTCTTGCAAAGTCTAGGATTCTTAATTTTTCTTCAGCTGAAGTAGTCGAGTAATTTACATCTAAATATTGGCGCAAGGTTTCTTCTTCCACATGCCTTTGTACAATAGCTCGCAAGTTATTCATTTTTTAAACTATTATACTCCTTACGTAACATGTCAGCTATTTCTTTAGCCGCCTCGTTTATATGAGACATTAAGTGATCCCCAAGTTCTTTAGCAGTTTCAAGAGATACATTACTTACTCCTCTATCTGTAAGGAAGCTTTGAATTTCACTGTCAAGGTGCAATTTAGATGTATTTACATTTTCAGATTGATAATAAACAGTATTACTTTGCTTATTATAAGGTTTTAGAGCTTCAGAAGTTAACTTGATTAGTGCTAATTGACAAAATTTAATTCCAGGTGTTAGTCGTATAGGAACTGAAGAATGATTTATAGCTAAAAAACTTAATCTTCCTTCATATCCTGGATTCATGTAACTAGCTGGACTAATCATAAAACCAAGTAATTTGACACTGTACCGTTCTAAAATTTGAGCCGCCATATTTGTCGGAATTTTAAAATATTCATTTGTTTGGACTAATATGGATTGGTTGGGTTTCAAATAGAATTCCTCAGTTCTAATATCAACTTCTTTATAAAATTCTATAGGAACTTCAGCACCTAATATTATAGGATCTTGTGACTCATAGACTTTTACATGATTATTTAAAGTTAAATTGATAGTTGCACCTTCGCAATTTTCTGGGATGTAGGGTTTAATCAAGTCGGTATTTTGCGCAAGGAACATTAGGTCTTTATCACTTAAAAACATTTAATAGCCCCCCCTTAATAAGTAACTAAATGTGCTATTAATTTAACTATGTATCATTAGGTGTAATATAGCAATATAAATTTAACATTTTTTATAAGGATAAACAGCAAATGAAACCTATGTGTATATGAAGTATTAAATTAAGAGTCACCTTTAAATTTACTGAATATTTACTTTTTTTATGTATAAATAATTGTTTTAATTTACAATTTAGTATATAACTGTTAATTTTAACGTGTAAGTCTATTAAACTGAAGCGAGGGATATGTATGTTTAAGAAACTTGGAACAAGTGTGCTTGCAACTGGAATTTTATTATTAGGAGCAAGCGGTGTGGCTGCTGCTGAAAAATCAGAGGTACAGTTAAATAATGCTATTTCAGCTTCTGAACAGCATATAGAGAAGGCACCAGCAGATATGAGAAAGGTTACAGTTACAAGATACTATGAAAACCGTAGTGATGTACCCATTGAACTTGAGTATGAGGATGAAAATGGTTATAAAGGGGTATTACCACGAGTAGATGTTCAACCCCATGATTTTCTAGGAGGCTATATCGCTACTTATAAAGGATGGCTTTATAGATAATTTTATGGGTATATGTTTAATGTTTAAAAATGAAGAGATTTATTACAAAAGAATAGTTTGATTAACAAAAATAAGAGCCGTCCTATGGGCGGCCTTTTTCGTTATGCTACTTCCACTCTACTAAAGTACGTTTCTTGCAACTTCCAAAATTAATAAATTATTAATGCGCAAAGTGGATAAATGTTCAATTAATTGTCAGTTTTCTTTGTTTTACGAGTGATTGTTACTTTTACATCTAAGTATTTTTCATATACTTCACTAAATAAATCTTCTTTTTTCTCTGTTCCATAATATTCATTCCGAACGTATAAAACGGATTTTTTCTTTCTCAAAATAACTCCACCCTTTCATCATTAAACTACTTGTTATATGCAGGATGTTCCCAATAATCTTTTACGACGTTAGGGATATTATTATGATCAAAGTTTTTAAAGTTAATTTTGTCTAAGCTCTCGCGGTCTATGTTCATTTTCATTACAGGATCGCTCTTTTTGTTTCCATATGTATCTGTTAGCTCAGCTTTCCATACAAAAATAACCTTCTGGATTTCTTTTTCTTTGGATAACTTTTTTAATATATTGGTAGTCCCGTTCCATGTAAGCACTTTATCGTTAGCGTTTTTTAAGTTAAGTAATACCACTTTATTATTTGGATCGGGTAAATCGAAGTTTTTATTTACTTCAACCGACTCTACATCATCTATTCCTATGGTCTTTTTAACAATTTTTTCGATGCTGACATTAAACTTTTTCTCTTTATTTTCTTCCTTTATTTTTTCTTTTTCCTGAGTTTTTTGTTCTTTTTCTTGTTGCTTTCTTTGTTTCTCAGCTTCTTTTTCCGCTTGCTTTGTAGCTTGTTCCTCATCCTTTTGAATTACCGCTTGAGAAGTTACTTCGTTATTTTGTGGCGTACAGCCAGACGCGAATAATAAAGACATTCCGATAAACACTGCCCCTAATGTATTGAAATACTTTTTTCTCATTTTCCCCCTCCTATGATAGTGTATTGCAAGATTATTGTATCAAATAACAACATAAATTTAAGTATTCATCTAATATTTGTAAGTAAAAAAGACGCTAATTATGCGTCTTTTTCATGTTTGATAACATCTTTAATACCATAAACTTTTTCTATTCCTTGATCAGCAGCTAACTTATTTAATGTATCAAGTATTGCTTGTAATGTATCTATACGTATAGAACTAACATTACCGTTTACTAAATCACTAATTGTATTATGGCGGATTTTTGCTTCTACAGCTAATTTGTTTTTGGTTACACCTATCTCACGTAGTGTTTGCCCCAATGTAAATATCATATGTATTCTCCTCCGATACACAACCATCTTATCTCGTATTCTAACACAATTACATAAAAAATAGTAAACTTTTCTAGTTTACCTATTGACGTTCAACTAATTGAGTTATATATTTAACTTAATTAGTTGAACTTTCTGGGTTGAAAGGGGGCATAAATGAAAACTCTTAATAACTATTTTGGTCTAGAAACAAAATCTGATTGTATTTGGTTTTATGGTTTTTATACTGTGGCTTCGGTTTTATTCGTTATTAATATGCTTATAGCTCACGTGCTATAGGCTCTTTCTTTAACTAAATATCGGACAACCTCCAGCCTCGTGAATATCCTTATTTGAAAAAATAGATATACACGAGGTCTAGTTTCCTATTGTCTTTTTTAGGTAACTAAGAGGAGGGATCCACACGAGGAATGACCTAACACTCGTTAAACTTGAACAGGTTAGCTAAGCCAACGTCAGAAAGTTAAGCGTCCTAACGAATAACGTTTCCTTGTTTGCGTTGTTAGGAGTCTAGGCGAGTACGGCCATTAACGGTACGGCGGTGCTTGGCGTGTTACGGCACGGGTAGCAGCTGATAATGAAAGAATTATAGGTTACGAGTAATGAAGGATACGCCAGTAGTGCATTTCTTTTCCTGGTTCTTTCTGCAGATAGGACAAGCTTTATCTGTAAAAAGTCAGCTGTGTAAGAGATTACAGCGTTTAAACAGGGTGTTACTATACGGATTCCTTAACCCGATAGACCATGATTGACAGAACGTCTACTTTACAACGCTTTTTATTTTTGAAGCGTTGTAAGGTAGTCATTCTCTGCCCTAGCCGTTGTCCTGTACCCTCATCCCATGATTGTCTGCCGAAAGCAAAAGTCAAGTGTAAAAAGAAAAATAAAGATAAAAACTTATTAAGGCTGGAGGGGGAGGAATTACTCCTCGATGGTCCAGATCTCCTCAATTGGTCTACCGAGTTCTTTGCAAATTAGATAGGCCGTATCAAAACGAGGTTTAGTACGGTTACGAACAATTGCACTAAGAGTAGAATCGTCAACTCCAATACGTTTTGCAAAATCACTCTGCTTAATATCAAGCTCTGCAAAGATTACTTTGAGTTTACATTTAAACTTCATATACGTTCACCTCAAGGATTTACTTTCTATATACAAAAATAAACTCCTTTATAAATAGTACAAGCTAGAAAGAAAAAAATTGGTGTGGACGTGCAAAAATAATTCTCCAGGTCATATACCTATATCAAGACCACGAGGAATACCAAGTGGAAATGAGGACATCAAGAAGGGAAAGGTGAGGAACAATGAGACCTGGATATAAGTATTTAAATCGCATGCAACTGTATCCGTCACAAACACTTTACAACATGTACGTAGAGGCTGATGATCATGATGAAGTGCAATGTGTGTACAATCACATCGCAAATCACAGCATGTTAAAAAATCCAAACTACGTCGATATCGTTGACTTATTGGGAGAAGAAGACTCTTATGGTCCGTATAACGAAATAGGGATTCAAAAAAGGATTGATGCATACTTAGAGGACTGTAAACAGTGGAGGGATGAACGATGAGGTGGCAATATGATTACTTGAATGACACACCGTATCTGTATCCTTCTAAAGAGCTGAGAAGCATGTATAAAGAGTCCAGGGGTAAAGGTGAAGTAAACTCTATTCTAAAACATATGGAAAGACACGAGGTATCTAACAACAAAGAGTACCGAGGTTACTACAGCTTATCTAACGATATTATGGAAGATCTATACGGGGAAGAGGAAGAAATTCTTGAATGGGATGAAATGGTTAACCAGTATCAACCGATTCTCACGTCAAAAGGATTACAACTAAAAAGAAAGAGGGATTCGATATGACACTTGCTGGGGAAGTTGTAGTAATTTGGACAGCGACAGGATTGTCTGTAGTGGCGATGAAGGCAGCTGAGAAAATGGGGATGAGTGTACCACAGTGGCTTCCACGTATGACGATGTATACAACTCTTACCGGCTCGTTTTTGTATCTTCTACGTTATGTGCTAATGGTGTTTCTTTGAAGGAATGGAACCTAGAATCATGGGACACTTTGTTATATAAGAAAAACAACTTGTATGTAAATCTTCCAGTAAAGAGCAACTATATCCTTTAAGGATATATAAGGAGTGAACCCCCTATGCTTGAATTGTTATTAATACCTGCAGTTTCGCTCGGGTACGCTTTGCTAAATGATAGTTTAAAAGGTAAAGAGGATGATAGAAAGAAGATACAAGTATTCTTTGAAGTAAGTGGGATTGCAATTAGGAAGGATGAAAAATTACATTATCCGGTTTTTCTCGAAAGAAAAGAAGATGATCGTAGTACGACTTATGTATATAAACTTCCGTTAGGGATGCCATCTAAATTAATACAAAAGGTTGAGGATGTTGTAAGTGAAGGATTAAATAAGCCTGTACGTATCAAATACGATAACTACAAGATAATGATTCGGGTATTCAGTAAACGTATCCCAAAAAAGTGGTGTTGGAATGAAGGGCTAGTAAAAAAAGATGAATGGCAAGTACCGATGGGGCAAAGCCTCGAGAAGTTAATTTATCATGACTTTGATAAAACTCCTCATATGGTACTAGGTGGTCTTACACGAATGGGGAAAACAGTATTTATGAAAGTACTACTTACTACTCTGATTGAGGCGAACCCTGAAAATGCTCACGTATATTTAATTGATTTAAAGGAAAAGGGATTGGAATTTAGCGAGTTCAGCGGCTTAAAACAGGTGGAAGAAGTGGCTGATTCTGTAGAAAAAGCACATCATGTACTAAAACAAATAATGAAAAAAATCGAAGAGCGTGGAAAATTCATGAAGGAAAATGGTTACAAAAATATTGTTGAAACAAAAGAAAAAGATCGGTACTTCGTTATTGTTGATGAGGGTGCCGTACTTGCTCCGGCCAAAGGATTACCACGTCCCATTAATAAAATTCGAGAAGAGTGTCAGTACATGCTTAGTTATATAGCGACTGTATCGGGCGGCTTAGGATTTCGTTTGATTCTGGCTACACAATATCCGACCGTTACGTCAATCCCATCAGTAGTAAAACAGATGTCCGATGCGAAGTTAGGTTTTCGGCTACCAACATATAAGGCATCTGAGGTTGTTCTTGATGAATCGGGGCTAGAAACATTGCCGTCCTTACCTGGTAGGGCTATTTATAAAACTGATCGATTAACGGAGCTACAGGTACCTTTTATCAGCGATAAATTGATGTGGAAACATCTAAAACAATACGAGGTGACGAAAGATGAACATCCAGACACATATCAAAATAAACCGTCAGATGACGATTCTGACCTCGATTAGAAAGCTGAAATTCGCAACACGTAGGCATCTAATGGCGGTGCACGATATGGGAGGGATTCGTAACGCGAATCGTATTTTAAAAGACCTCAGTCCTTATGTAAATAACGCAGTGTATCAAAAAGAATACGTGTATTACTTAAATAAAAAGGGCCGTGAACTGTTCGATGATACTGAGAAGATTGTACCAAATAGTCGACTAGCACACAGCTTAATGAGAAATGAAGCGTGGCTCTATCTGTTTTGTCCCGACGACTGGCAGATAGAAACACCTATACGTTATAAAGTAGATGATAAAAAGAAGCCAATTATTCCTGATGTGAAGTTCAGGGATGAAGAAGGTACACTAAATGCTGTTGAAATAGATCGTACGCAAATGATGATTGTGAACGCTGAAAAGATGAGCAGGTATAGGGAATTTTCGTTATACTACAAAAACAAATACAACGGAAAAATACCTCTCATTCATTTCTTTACTATGACAGAATACAGACAAAAAAAGCTGGAGCAACTTGCAGCTAAATACGATGTGTATGCGAAAGTTTATGTGGTTCCAGGTGTTTAATTCTTAAAATTGAGGTGGTCTATCATGAATGAATCGACAAAAGAATTGAATGCAATTTTACGTAAGTATGAGGTAAGCGGACCTCAACTTGCTTATTGGCTGTATCTAACACTTGAAAGAATGACAGAAGATTACCGTGATAATTATTTAGAAGAACTTGGTGACGAGAGAATGGCACAGTTGGATGCGTTAGTTGATGAACTAAATGGTGTGGTTAATGAATACTGGCAACTAATTAAATGAATCTACAGCTAAAAAAACTTAGAACCCTAACAGTAATAATACTTATATACTATTACTAATAATATACTATATATATATATATAATTATTATTTTTATATTATATATAAAGGTATATTTTTTATAGAGGGGGTTCTTTTTCTTTTTTGTTTTTATTAGATGTTGTTGTGTATTGTTTACCCCCTCCTGAATTTTTGAGATTTATATATTTTTATTTTGACGACTGTAGAAAGTCGTCTTTTTGCTTTGGTAATAGATTGCCAGTATATCCGGGGGGTTATATACTGTAGTCATAATAATCTAGTAAGAGAATGAGGTGTGTACGAATTGAAATATGCTGTATATGTACGTGTATCCACTGATAAAGACGAGCAAGTTTCGTCGATTCAAAATCAGATTGAAATCTGTAGATATTGGATTGAAAAAAACGGATTCGAGTGGGATGAAAATTCAATTTATAAAGACGAAGCTGTATCTGGAACGGCATGGTTAGAAAGACATGCGATGCAGTTGATTTTAGAGAAGGTTCGAAGAAAAGAATTAGATACGGTTGTTTTTAAGTCTATCCACCGGTTAGGGCGGGATTTAAGAGATGCGTTAGAAATTAAGGAGATACTTTTAGGACACGGTGTTCGTTTAGTGACAATTGAAGAAGGTTACGACAGTTATTATGAGGGGAAAAACGACTTGAAATTTGAGATGTATGCCATGTTTGCATCACAATTACCTAAAACAGTATCAGTATCCGTATCAGCGGCGTTAGCTGCTAAAGTAAGAAGAGGTGAGTATACTGGGGGTATAGTGCCATATGGCTATAAAATTGTAGATCAAAAATATACGATTAATGAGGACGAAGCTGAACTTGTTAAGAAGATGTACGAATTATACGACAATGGATTAGGTTATATGAAGATTGCAGACGCAATAAACGATATGGGGGTACCATCAAGAACTGGAAAGTTGTGGGCCTATCCAAGTATACGGGCGATAATTACAAATGCTGCATATAAAGGTGATTATATAATGCAGAAGTATGCCGAAGTAAAAGTAGACGGAAGAAAAAAGATGATTATAAATCCTAAAGAAAAATGGGTAGTATTTGAAAATCATCATCCGGCTATAATTACGCGGGATCTATGGGATAAAGTAAATAATCCAAAAACAGATAAAAAAACAAAACGTCGTGTAGCGATAAATAACGAATTAAGAGGGCTAGCCTGTTGTGCTCATTGTGGGACACCATTAGCCTTACAACAAAGAATGTATAAAAACAAAGAAGGAGAGACACGTTATTATTGTTATTTGATATGTGGTAGGTATAAGAGAATGGGGGCGCGTGGATGTGTCAAACACTCAGGACTACAATATAGTGATTTACGCTTGTTTGTACTACAAAAATTAAAAGAAAAAGAAAATGACTTAGAAAAGGTATTTAACTTAAATGATACAGATAAACATCAAGAAAAACAGAAGAAATTAAGAAAAGAAAAGAAAGAACTAGAGATAAAAAGGGAACGCTTATTAGATTTGTATTTAGACGGTGGACCAATTGATAAAGAAACCTTTACTAAACGAGATAAAAACTTTGAAAAAATCATAAAAGAAAAAGAGTTAGAAATATTAAAATTAGATGATGTTAAGGCCTTGGTAGTAGAGCAGCAGAAAGTTAAAGAAGCGTTCGAATTGCTGGAGGAGTCCAAAGACCTATATTCAACTTTTAAAAAATTGATTACAAGAATAGAAGTAAATCAAGATGGTGTGATAAACATCGTATATAGATTTGAAGAATAATATTTTTATCCTTATTGACATATGAGGAAGCGGGTATAGCGGGAAGAAAGGACAAAATTTAAACCCGTACGGTCCGATTACATTCGATACTTCAGGATCAAGTTCAGGATCTGCTACAGTAGTTGCAGCAGATTTTGCGCCGCTTGCAATTGGAACAGAAACGACGGGATCGATTGTTGCACCCGCGGCGCAGCAATCAGTAGTTGGGTTACGTCCATCTTTAGGTATGGTAAGCAGAACAGGAATTATTCCGTTAGCTGAAACTCTTGATACAGCAG
This genomic interval from Bacillus thuringiensis contains the following:
- the dcd gene encoding dCTP deaminase, whose product is MFLSDKDLMFLAQNTDLIKPYIPENCEGATINLTLNNHVKVYESQDPIILGAEVPIEFYKEVDIRTEEFYLKPNQSILVQTNEYFKIPTNMAAQILERYSVKLLGFMISPASYMNPGYEGRLSFLAINHSSVPIRLTPGIKFCQLALIKLTSEALKPYNKQSNTVYYQSENVNTSKLHLDSEIQSFLTDRGVSNVSLETAKELGDHLMSHINEAAKEIADMLRKEYNSLKNE
- a CDS encoding recombinase family protein, which encodes MYELKYAVYVRVSTDKDEQVSSIQNQIEICRYWIEKNGFEWDENSIYKDEAVSGTAWLERHAMQLILEKVRRKELDTVVFKSIHRLGRDLRDALEIKEILLGHGVRLVTIEEGYDSYYEGKNDLKFEMYAMFASQLPKTVSVSVSAALAAKVRRGEYTGGIVPYGYKIVDQKYTINEDEAELVKKMYELYDNGLGYMKIADAINDMGVPSRTGKLWAYPSIRAIITNAAYKGDYIMQKYAEVKVDGRKKMIINPKEKWVVFENHHPAIITRDLWDKVNNPKTDKKTKRRVAINNELRGLACCAHCGTPLALQQRMYKNKEGETRYYCYLICGRYKRMGARGCVKHSGLQYSDLRLFVLQKLKEKENDLEKVFNLNDTDKHQEKQKKLRKEKKELEIKRERLLDLYLDGGPIDKETFTKRDKNFEKIIKEKELEILKLDDVKALVVEQQKVKEAFELLEESKDLYSTFKKLITRIEVNQDGVINIVYRFEE
- a CDS encoding FtsK/SpoIIIE domain-containing protein, encoding MLELLLIPAVSLGYALLNDSLKGKEDDRKKIQVFFEVSGIAIRKDEKLHYPVFLERKEDDRSTTYVYKLPLGMPSKLIQKVEDVVSEGLNKPVRIKYDNYKIMIRVFSKRIPKKWCWNEGLVKKDEWQVPMGQSLEKLIYHDFDKTPHMVLGGLTRMGKTVFMKVLLTTLIEANPENAHVYLIDLKEKGLEFSEFSGLKQVEEVADSVEKAHHVLKQIMKKIEERGKFMKENGYKNIVETKEKDRYFVIVDEGAVLAPAKGLPRPINKIREECQYMLSYIATVSGGLGFRLILATQYPTVTSIPSVVKQMSDAKLGFRLPTYKASEVVLDESGLETLPSLPGRAIYKTDRLTELQVPFISDKLMWKHLKQYEVTKDEHPDTYQNKPSDDDSDLD
- a CDS encoding helix-turn-helix transcriptional regulator — encoded protein: MKFKCKLKVIFAELDIKQSDFAKRIGVDDSTLSAIVRNRTKPRFDTAYLICKELGRPIEEIWTIEE
- a CDS encoding replication-relaxation family protein → MNIQTHIKINRQMTILTSIRKLKFATRRHLMAVHDMGGIRNANRILKDLSPYVNNAVYQKEYVYYLNKKGRELFDDTEKIVPNSRLAHSLMRNEAWLYLFCPDDWQIETPIRYKVDDKKKPIIPDVKFRDEEGTLNAVEIDRTQMMIVNAEKMSRYREFSLYYKNKYNGKIPLIHFFTMTEYRQKKLEQLAAKYDVYAKVYVVPGV
- a CDS encoding helix-turn-helix domain-containing protein; this encodes MIFTLGQTLREIGVTKNKLAVEAKIRHNTISDLVNGNVSSIRIDTLQAILDTLNKLAADQGIEKVYGIKDVIKHEKDA
- a CDS encoding DUF3961 domain-containing protein, translating into MKTLNNYFGLETKSDCIWFYGFYTVASVLFVINMLIAHVL